The Felis catus isolate Fca126 chromosome X, F.catus_Fca126_mat1.0, whole genome shotgun sequence genome includes a region encoding these proteins:
- the BGN gene encoding biglycan, with protein MPTMWPLWLLASLLALSQALPFEQKGFWDFTLDDGLPMLNDEEASGAETTSGVPDLDSLTPTFSAMCPFGCHCHLRVVQCSDLGLKSVPKEISPDTTLLDLQNNDISELRKDDFKGLQHLYALVLVNNKISKIHEKAFSPLRKLQKLYISKNHLVEIPPNLPSSLVELRIHDNRIRKVPKGVFSGLRNMNCIEMGGNPLENSGFEPGAFDGLKLNYLRISEAKLTGIPKDLPETLNELHLDHNKIQAIELEDLLRYSKLYRLGLGHNQIRMIENGSLSFLPTLRELHLDNNKLSRVPSGLPDLKLLQVVYLHTNNITKVGVNDFCPVGFGVKRAYYNGISLFNNPVPYWEVQPATFRCVTDRLAIQFGNYKK; from the exons ATGCCCACCATGTGGCCCCTGTGGCTCCTCGCATCCCTGCTGGCCCTGAGCCAGGCCCTGCCGTTTGAGCAGAAGGGCTTCTGGGACTTCACCCTCGACGACGGGCTGCCCATGCTGAATGATGAGGAGGCTTCAGGTGCCGAGACGACTTCAGGTGTCCCGGACCTGGACTCCCTCACGCCCACCTTCAGCGCCATGTGTCCTTTTGGCTGCCACTGCCACCTGCGGGTCGTTCAGTGCTCCGACCTGG GTCTGAAGTCTGTGCCCAAGGAGATCTCCCCCGACACAACGCTTCTGGACCTGCAGAACAATGACATCTCCGAGCTCCGCAAGGATGACTTCAAGGGCCTCCAGCACCTTTAC gctcttGTCCTGGTGAACAACAAGATCTCCAAGATCCACGAGAAGGCCTTCAGCCCCCTGCGGAAGCTGCAGAAGCTCTATATCTCCAAGAACCACCTGGTGGAGATCCCTCCCAACCTGCCCAGCTCCCTGGTGGAGCTCCGCATCCATGACAACCGCATCCGCAAGGTGCCAAAGGGCGTGTTTAGCGGGCTGCGCAACATGAACTGCATCG AGATGGGCGGGAACCCGCTGGAGAACAGTggctttgagcctggagccttcgATGGCCTGAAGCTCAACTACCTGCGCATCTCTGAGGCCAAGCTCACGGGCATCCCCAAAG ACCTCCCCGAGACCCTGAACGAACTCCATCTGGACCACAACAAAATCCAGGCCATCGAGCTGGAGGACCTGCTCCGCTACTCCAAGCTGTACAG GTTGGGCCTGGGCCACAACCAGATCCGCATGATCGAGAACGGGAGCCTAAGTTTTCTGCCCACCCTGCGGGAGCTGCACTTGGACAATAACAAGCTGTCCAGGGTGCCTTCTGGCCTTCCGGACCTCAAGCTCCTCCAG GTGGTCTATCTGCACACCAACAACATCACCAAGGTGGGCGTCAACGACTTCTGCCCCGTGGGCTTCGGGGTGAAGCGGGCGTACTACAACGGCATCAGCCTCTTCAATAACCCTGTGCCCTACTGGGAGGTGCAGCCGGCCACTTTCCGCTGCGTCACCGACCGCCTGGCCATCCAGTTTGGCAACTACAAAAAGTAG